The following is a genomic window from Streptomyces sp. NBC_01381.
CCGCATCAAGGCTCCCAAGGGCCTGACCGGGGTCTCCAACGGCCGCCTCGTCGACACCTACGACAAGGGCGGCCAGACCGTCGCCCACTGGCGCGAGTCCAAGCCCATGGCGACCTACCTGGCCACCGCCACGATCGGGAAGTTCGACGTGAAGCAGGGCAAGACCCCGGCGGGGACTCCGATCTACGTCGCCATCGACCCCGTCCTCGAGAACAGCAACAACGTGGACGTCTACGGCGTCACGGCCGCGGTCACCGACTACTGGTCGAAGATCTTCGGCCCGTACCCCTTCGAGGAGACCGGCGCGATCGTCGACGACATGCCGCAGGCGGGCTTCTCCCTCGAGACCCAGACCAAGCCGGTCTACTCCGCGATCCGCAGCGAGTCGACCATCGCCCACGAGGTCGCCCACCAGTGGTTCGGCGACTCCGTGACGCCCGAGAAGTGGGACGACATCTGGCTCAACGAGGGCTTCGCGACCTACTCCCAGTGGCTGTGGAGCGAACACAAGGGCACCCAGTCCGCCCGCGACGCCTTCCTCGCGGGCTACAACTCGCGCCCGGGCGACTCGGCCTTCTGGCAGACGGTCGTCGGCGACCCGCAGCGCGACACGATGTTCGCCTCCGCCGTGTACCAGCGCGGCGCGATGACGCTCCAGGTCCTGCGCGAGCGCATCGGTGACAAGGCGTTCTTCAAGCTGCTCCCGGCCTGGACCCAGCAGAACCGGTACGGGAACGCGAACACCG
Proteins encoded in this region:
- a CDS encoding M1 family metallopeptidase, yielding MALSRSARLGALATAAASFCLIAAAPAPHPGSDGVGDPYFPQLGNGGFDVRHYGLDVAYNPDTDRLDGRTTITARATQNLSSFDLDLQKLEVTRIEVNGRRAHFTREGDEIRISPRDHLRKHKTFTVTVTYGGVPEPLSGPIVFGSDYGWMKTTDGVFVACEPNAASTWFPSSDHPGDKAAFDIRIKAPKGLTGVSNGRLVDTYDKGGQTVAHWRESKPMATYLATATIGKFDVKQGKTPAGTPIYVAIDPVLENSNNVDVYGVTAAVTDYWSKIFGPYPFEETGAIVDDMPQAGFSLETQTKPVYSAIRSESTIAHEVAHQWFGDSVTPEKWDDIWLNEGFATYSQWLWSEHKGTQSARDAFLAGYNSRPGDSAFWQTVVGDPQRDTMFASAVYQRGAMTLQVLRERIGDKAFFKLLPAWTQQNRYGNANTADFIRLAEKISGKQLDGLFETWLFTKGKPAL